CGATGCGGCCGAGCAGCACATGATAGAGACCTTTGTAGGCCCCCGAAGCTTCGAGACTGAGTAAGTCGCGTGGCTGTTCGACCACGCAGAGTCTTGTCGCGTCGCGGTTGGGATCCGCACAAATCTGGCAATATTCTTGCTCGGATAAATTGAAACAAGCGGCGCAGTAGCGAACATCCGTGCGCACGCGCCGAATGGCATCCGCGAGAGCCAACGCTTCGTCTTCGCGCACGCGCAGCAAATGAAACGCCAGTCGTTCGGCACTTTTGCGGCCGATGCCCGGTAATTGGCTAAGCCGATCGACGAGCTGTGAGACCGCCCCGGCATGACTGCTCATC
This genomic window from Allorhodopirellula heiligendammensis contains:
- the recR gene encoding recombination mediator RecR; amino-acid sequence: MSSHAGAVSQLVDRLSQLPGIGRKSAERLAFHLLRVREDEALALADAIRRVRTDVRYCAACFNLSEQEYCQICADPNRDATRLCVVEQPRDLLSLEASGAYKGLYHVLLGRIAPLDGVTPDQLTIDALVERVRTGNFSEIIMATNPTVEGDGTSLYLSNQLSEFPVEITRLARGITAGSVLEYANREIIADALTGRQKL